The DNA window CGAGGTATTCTGAGTAATCTTCATTACAGTTTACATCATGCTTGtctaagatattgtttaaaacaataaaaagacagATGTTGATTGCCTGAAGTTCTTGCCCTTATCTACCAATGTTAGAATTTTAATTACAGTTCTGTTATATGAGGCTgcatttttcaataaaacaacTGACACTGATAAATAATGAGGTAACTGATAGACtaccatttaaagaaaattaatgcagAACTGAAGCTATTAACGCAAAGATGAAGGAGGATGTTTGAACGCTCTGTTGTATCAACGTGCCAGTACTTGCTTAGGGTGGTCCAGCCTGCAACGAGTCTGTGTAACGTCATTATCTGGCCGACCTGTCTCGGTACGTCCTGCCTACGAGATAAAAATGGCCTATTTGGAGCGAGTGTAGAACAAGAAAAAGttcagcaaatgaaaataaaccaaacctttcctagaatgccatatcctaacctaaccagaccttaccttcctaacctcacttagggcaCCATGTCCTAACCTGGACAACCCCAAGGTAACACTAAACATCAGAAAGGCCTGATCCTGTCGTTCTGCAGAATACTCAAATAATTGCTTAAATCCCATTGCTTTGCATTAGACCTGAGCAGACTGTGTTACAAGATTATCATTTGTGTGCTTGAAATGTTATCAATATAGCCTAAATCAGCATGTATATGAGCTACATAAGAGGGTATGAGGGtttttattggatatatataagcattcagatgtattactAAAGAAATATTTAGCACCTTCATCACAGTAAGTCTACATCGGAAGCACTGATTTCAGCCAATTATATTGCAACATCTACCTAAAAGCTACATTGATGAGTGGATAGATGGAAGACAAAAACAGACTATACTTACTTGTTACTTGTTGATGGCTTATCCAGGCCCTCCACCACTTCCAAAGCGCTCACAGGACCTCCATTATCATATTAACAGTTTATTCATTAGATGTATTTGCTCACACTGCATACTCCATATTCACTATTTGATATTCTATATCatagcattgattaaacaaaaagttttaagtttctttttgaaggacttctAATCCTCAATCTGCCTCAGCTCAAGAGGAAGCTTGTTATAAAATCTAGGAGCTTGGTATTTAAAGGCTCTGGAGCCACAGACTGAGGAAAAATGCGGCTCTACCAACTTGAAACCATCTGTAACTAGTCTTGTATCAGGTCGATTTATTGGTCATATAATCTGTAATAGGTCCCTCAAATATCGAGAAGAGCCAGTCTCAACAAAGTGACGGGTCAAAATGTCATGGTATGACATAGTGTAAAATGGAACCGGTAGTTCCATTAATATGTATTGTGAATGGActtaacaaaaagtatatatatctgtgtgagcacGAGAGGTGTTGTTTTTGAATCGCAGATCTAGTCCTTCAAGTCACACATGTCAGCAAAACATGTCAGCAAGTGTCCAtgtgttgtttggaaaacagtatgtcagcataggCCACGACCTCTTTGTTCTAGGCTGAGAGCAGTCACGTAGGCAGCAAGagatccttgggaacgaggtcattgtgtgttcgtgtgtgtgaaacTGATAAGTCTTGTTGTGATGTAGTGTGGAAGATTTAAGACAGATTAAAATGGGATATCCTCCTGTGTAGACCCACTGTTACCTTGTTGTACAATATTCCAGAATATAGtcacacagaatcccattatggagtttgtctaaatcctactagaagaactttactatttctaAGACGTAAACTCATGCACAACCATGAAGAAACCTTGAAGATGCAATTCCATTTCTCTGACTGTATTGAAGACGGTCCACATAATCAGATATAAATGGAGATACTCTTGCAAGAGTACTACAAAAACACACAGCTTGAATATTACTCTGGCCTTCACTGGAAGCCAATGCAAATTAATTAAGACGGGTAATCCTGTCCCACGAAGCAGTGTACCTTTTATTAATCAAGCAGCTCTGTTCATAATTTCCTGCAGTTTCTTGAGCTGCACACTGGGCAACTTATAGTGCACCGAATTACAATAATCCAGACAGTTTATGACACAGTTAATGACAAGATTCTTAACAGACCTCTCATCAAGAAATTTCCTAACAAAGGCTATATTCTTGAGATGATATCCAGCaacttttattatattgttaatttgTGAACAAAGTGTCAAATTACAATCCAAGTACATACACCCTGAGATCACGGACCCTATCAGTTGTCTAGAcccaattttcatttatacacactTGATTAACACCCAAACTCCTTTTCATTTATACACACTTGATTAACACCCAAACTCCTTAAGTTACTTTCCCTACCAACTACCATTAGCTCtgtcttattttcattcaatttcaacCGTTTCAAAGTCATCCAATGTTTAATATTTGACAgaacttaatttaattttgtacttGTATCCTCAATATTTGTAACAACGACGCAGAATTGTGTGTCGTCAGCAAACAACTTAAATTCTACTCCAAGATTAGCCAATGCAGTAGGAGTATAGGCTATTAGACAAACTAATTGTACAGATACAAAACAGCACAGGGCCAAGTGCACTTCTCTGAGGAACGCCTATCATTAAAGATCTAGGCTATGACTGCTACAGCTAGTGCCGAGGAATAGCCTAAGCTGGAGGGTAAAACTAAAGACTACCACAGCGGCCTGGTTCAGTAGGCTAAGCAGCAGTAACTTAGGCTATCAGGCTACCGTCTTTAGCtcatgcttttgttatttttgtctttcgTTTTTGATTTGTCTCTTtatgctaagtaaccaattggttcttagccacgtaaaataagtgtaatcggtcgggccagccctaggagagctgtttagctcagtggtcttaaaactaagctatacttactttccATCCCCACAGTTACACAAGCAGGGGGGCGGTAATTGTCTTCAGTTTTGCCAACAATGGGCTAACGCATGTTTCGGTAGGGTGTACGATAGCCTACGTGGTGTTTTCTTAGGATTGGCAATGACTAATGATTTCTTATCCATCATTCGGGTATGCTGGCCGAAAGGCATACCGGTACACTCAGAAGAGCCCACATGCCGATAGAGGTAGGTAAAATATGACAACCGTAAACTTGGCCTATAACTGAAACAGACACAAATAAGAACCATCACTCTCACAGCCATACAAAATGTCTCATTAAACATGTTACCTACCTATGTGGGATTCAGCCTTTGCAAAGTAGGCTGCTTAGCGATGCAGAGCCAAACCGTAACAAGTCAAGACTTTTATAGCAATTTATCCATCAATTAATAAGGTACGTGCGTCACCGACGACACACTAAGCGCCATGATATAGCAGTTCTTCTACCTCGTACCTGGAATGGGCGAATCGTCGTACAGAAGTTCAGTCTTTCTCTTACAACTACTGTAAAATCAAAACATTTCTCTacaaatttgtttaatatttttaagacaattaataaaaatagctCATATTTTTCTAACTACATCCCTTTTTCCCTTGATGAGTGTGGAGAATTTCCCTTATAACTCGAATGAGAGTTACTTGACATTCAtatgtttgtttttcatgaaGCAAAAGAATCATTATAATTTTCGTCTGGTACGTTGGTAATTGTTCTTATTCCACTACCATTTTACCTAACCATTATAGTAATATGATGTTAACATTTATGCTAAAATCTCGGTTTGTTGTAAATGAGATTGTAGTATGCCTTGCCAAGCCAGAAAATGTCTCTACGTTcccatctttcttttttcttaaatgtgCTAAATTGAAAATACTATTATAAATGTCTCCTGCTGTTACTACAAGCATACAGTACACTAGCGGCTACGTTAATCTCTGACCTGACTCTGAGACTGTTTAAGTTGGGGGTCAATAAATTTAAGTTGGAGGTCaacattttgtttgttatatCAGCCAGCTCGGTAATGAATGTCCAAATTTTGTTGCAAAGACCtatattaatgttaaaatcaCTGAAAACAATATTTGACATATCATAACTTGCCCTAAACGCCTCCTCATGGTTTTCAAAGTCATTTGCATTTCAAAAATTCTACGTAAGCTTTAAATACcacaataacattttcaaaatgccATTCATCAGGAATTTCATAAACAaggagcatttttatttttttttatttgtatggctCTCTATActcaatattaaaatattaagacaTTGTCATTTTTTACGCGAGTGCTTTGGAGCTGAATACTAGAAACTTTTATTTAGGTTTACCAGTACTGAGTAACACCTTGATTTTTAATGATGAGTAAGATAAATATTGATTCAGAGGCTAGGTTGTCTTTTTCAACATAGTTGCAGTCACCAACATCCATATCAGTGTCTGAGGTCGTCAACTGTTTCTGGGGAACATCAGTAgatccaggggtacttaaatcctTAGAAGTACTTATGATAAAGTTGGAGACAAAACTGCCAGGAACCCTCAAGAAGACACCAATGGCCTTCCATCGAGCTCTTTCCTTTACCACTGATGCCAGTAAGAGCTGTCTTTCAAATGTCCACTCTCTACCATTTCCAAAAGGGGTGGCCTCCACATGCTTAGGTAAGCCCAAAGGGAACCCAAAAAAACTTGATAGGCTGAAAGTATTAAATGAATACAGTCATCCCGATTTTGATCATTTTGGCGGATAATCCACTCAAAATACCAAGAGTCTTATTCCCAGAAGCAAGCTCGCCCCTGGAATCTATAGGCCAGTTCCAAGAGATAgtcttgtaaagtcaccaattcggcgccaggataatgcattaagtctccgctgagcttgttttctttggtgacttcccgttttcttcaagctaaattagtcacgcctaaaacgtgccaggtcacgcattttaatcatttttactttatggtatttatacgaatgtcacacattgtgtatcacatgtttcttcattcacaggcatcaagactgtatctatattgtgtctctgtatgtttcgtattgtaattcgtactcgttcactgcatattattgtttattgtttcgacctcaggtcacagtcaattccattgtctctcacggcccggcgtcagtcggccgcaatataagccgcctggatctgtaataaatcagcagtaacctttacctgctcgtttctttgacaccttacagtctTTCCATAATGCATAAGTTACCCATTGCCCTTATTTCATGGATTATTATCACACAATATGAGGCATTACAATAATGTTGGCATATTACTTAACAGATGAGTAGCAGAAGACAGGAAAGCTGAATATTTGCTGCAAGATCCGACCTTGTACTCTCattctttaatgttatttggaGCATATTCCCATAACTGTAAGTATCTTtaggaaaattagtttttttatgccATGAAATTCCAAACTAACTTAATTAatcgtatttttttgtttactgccTGTATAGATGTGCTTTATTTAACTTCACTTTCTAGACTTGAATATCGAGCATGTGCTGTCTTTTTCACCTCTTGAAATTTTTCTGCGGGTACCCAAGTCTCATCCGGTATCCGACAGACcgataatttttatgttaaaacagtTAAGATTAATTGTCTATACCTCCTCAGATATAATTTCTAGAAATGCAAATCTAATTCGACGTCCATTTTCATGAagcttcattttatttaacaTCGGTACTCTGTCAGCTTTAGTGTCAATGGCTAGTTGCCGATTAATCCCGACATCTACACCTCTGTAGCTCCCAATATTCCTcggcattctttctctctcggttaATAGTCAAGAGGAGCTATTTGTTGCAATGGTTGCTATCTAGAGATGACTAATTGGGCTGTGTTTGAGAAGAGTTCGCCCAATTACAAGGTTATCAGCAGCACAAAAATTACACCCAAGTGTCGTTCGTAGTCTCACCTAGACAGCAATCCTCATATTTCGTTCTGGTTTTTCTTCTATAATAGTCTGCAGTTATAAAGATAAAGTAATCATTTATATCTTCAGAGATTTTAGTCTATAGTATATAACACATATTAATAACCATACTTCACTCTTTTAGTTCAAATGTTATAAGCTGTTATTCACTGTTCACTTCTGCTGAGTCAGCTAGTGTGTTTTCTGCTTTTGGTGTTAAGATCGCATGCCTACTCCCTCTCTACCAATTCCATCATATcttcctaaataaaaatatatattacttccatCCAATCTAACTTTTCCCATTCTTTTGCACCTTGAGTCTCACGAAAAGCTATGTCTAAGCCATATCCCtagaattcatttttatctatttcatgtGTCTACTTTGATTCAgggttttttccattttcagtttattctagCAAGTTTTGAAAGGGAGAGTTTTAGCACTTTCATATGCTCAGGACTGGAGGCTATTTCTAAATTTTGCTTATTCATTAATGTGACTAAATGCAGTAAAAGATAACCACTCCTTGTAGTTCGCAGTTCTAGTTGACAAAAGCCAGTGACTCTTGCCATTGCCTGCTGGTTTTTAGTTAGTCGTCAACCAGGTGTCCAGGATTATCCCTCTTGCAGTGATTATTGATGCTCATACTGAGAAAAACCACaatcttttatatttaataaaactgatattcaTTTACGTAACGGAACTGAGTTTGTAAGGAACGTTTATTTTTACGTTTGTGTCACATACCTCCAAACACCTTGATAACTTTCCGTACTTATTCTTATAGATACTCCTATGAGAATTAAAGACTGTGATGACATCCATTTTGTAAATTTGGTCGCGACAAgagaactcgcgaccaacagaatCTTCGTAGGTAAAATAAAACGCCAGCTGTAGTGTTCCACTTCGTACGACCAGTGTTGCCATGGGTCAATTGTAACtcttttatattcacttttcaGTGAGTACAGGATCAGGAAAATTGTATTCCATTAGTCAGTCGCATAAACAAAGCCgtgtttttccttctcctctaTCAGGGCCGTAGCCGGGGGTGGGGGAGCGGCCTGTAGAAACGTGGCCACGGCAGAACCCGCTCCAGCTGGGAGGTTCACTTTCTGAAAACGTCTGTCTAAACTGAGAAATTATCTGGACTTTTTCATCGTGCTTATTCGAAtctatgaataatttttcacGTTTTCATTATGGTTCTTAGGTGCGATTACTAAGAGAGAATTTGGTGTGTTAATTGCTGAGAATACTCTCTCGACAACATCCTCTCCCCTCCTGCCCCACCCtttatgtttatatgttatatatatatatatatatatatatatatattatatatatatatatatatatatatatatatatatatatatatatatatatatatatatatatatatagatagatagatagatagatagatagatagatagatagatagatagatagatagatagatagatagatagatagataaaagtatTCAGAAACACCGATTACCATTGCTAAgcacattttgaatatttcttaaatCCTTATTGTTGATTGTAATGAACAGCATTTAAAATGCGACGTTGCTAAAGCCATTACATGTGGATTTTTTGAATTAGGGTAAACCGCAAATCTCAATACATAATCTCAACTTCAGCCTTGACGTTTACATAATGTCATGTCTAAGACGGACAAATTTTGCTAAAGATaaagtgtctttttatttttgggtgtTTAAATACTCTATGATCTTAGATTACATACTTTATCCAGAACCAACTCCTTCGTTCCGTCAGCTGGTTGTTTGAAGTTCATTGTGTTTCATACAGACACTTTTATGACGCAGCATTAGACCAACTCCATAAACTTTAAAGCAGTTGTTTCACATATATTACAAAGATTTTCTCTCATATAGAAGGATAATAAtaagtgatgaaatatataagataaaaaataagattttatgtgATCATTCTGATAAGTAAAACAAGAACgtagttgaaatattttcttaaagtcgAAGGAAGAATTGCCatagaagaagaaaatgtaaacaaagcggCTTGAAACTAGCAATAGAATAtagcaaaaatcaaaatatggaaCAACCACTTCGAAGTATACTGTCAACAGTGACATTCTTATTTGCCTCTTGTATGTAAACGAGATAAGTAATATTgcttttgatatgtatttttatgagATTTGTGTTCTCTTTATATGCAATAGTCATACGAATCAAGAAACTGATTGCGATAGTTGGTATGCTGGTTACTACTTGATAACTTGTAAGTCGAACTCCAACTAAAGGCCAGAAAGTTGCCAAGCGAAATACGATTACACCAAGTGAAGGACTTGAAACTTTTGCGCATTTCCATTTGATATAGCCGCCATCATGAATAATAACGATGTAGAAATAAATGATGGTGAACAAGAAAATATAACTAGTGACGCGCAGAAACCGGACAAGATGTTCACTTTAAAGAAATGGAATGCAGTAGCTATGTGGAGCTGGGATGTAGAGTGCGACACTTGTGCCATTTGTAGAGTTCAAGTTATGGGTGAGTATGATAATGCATCGTAGGCTAACTGCTCTCGTAACTCTGATAGTTGACAAAATACCGGGTGGTTTTGTGTTATGGTTTGTGTGAGGGATGTAAAACGGGTCAAGGGATAGGAATGGTAGAGGCCTAAAcagttgaaaaatttttttttaagcaatccAATTGTGGAAAccctgtccccccccccccaagtaaCTGAATATCAGAAACAGATTGGTGGGACTAAATTTCCTTTTGGATATGTGGTCTGCCACTGGcattaatcaatcaatctgaACCTAGGCTAATCTTTTCTAGCCTAGAGCATTGTCCCTGGGTGTAACCTAACTTAAAGTGCCATAGCCTACCGTGACCTGGCTTGGACCATGATTTTCCCTCTCTGAAACACCCCCCCCCCAGTACACTTATCACATTCTGGGCGCTTagaaaaagttacttttcatGCAAAAACGATTGGTGAGGCTAAATTTCTAGTAAATATAAGCAGCAGCTCCGCACAAACTATttccttggaaattgatttttcctatacgtTTAGGcctagtgttgctgatgaaggaggtgatGGTGAttattgttggtcaattattattaacctcatatctacccatgGTTTGGTACCCTTTAGGATTGCAGGGTTTGGCAAGGTATTGGGAAATAGACTGGACTGCTATGTTGttattatggaatggttccgtgcatgCACAAGTCATTGGGGAGCAGTATGTTAAGCCCTAGACCCACCGTTGAAGGAAGCTCCACATTTTAcgaaaagctcccctataacactgttcatgcgcaatagcattccaggTTGACCAACATATAACTTATGAGGTTAATTACAGTATAATTACAGTTGatcaacaaaaaataacggtaaattcttgataagcaatcaaaatactataggaaaagtcaatttccaaagtaataccccatgcAGAGCTATTGCTTAGGCTAGTTCTACCAAATTTCCATTTTGACATGTGGTATAGCAAATTGGAGGGAGTTAACCAGGTAAGTTTTCGCAAGGAGGCGAAATTACCAACACCTGCCCTTGTCTCCCTACTTTGCAtactacaggttgaccatcactaatccagcatcattgggacctggagggtgccggattagccatttattaggctagaatacacgaaacccagtagctaagcacctcatcttagaattgaagtatcccataaatcagtacaagttggttaataaagaaaagacagttatcaaatacaggtagtactcgagttacgataattcgacatatgatattttgagtttacgatggggttagcaataattaataccgatacgaaaatatataggaaaaaatatttttagatttcatgcaggcgcaggcagcgagagagaccaacttacaatagagcaacttcttttcctccatctctttattccatctgctacttaaaaaagtaaaagagaatgataaaagtattgttagtaatgttatactcttgcgtaaatgcgtacagccataaacaaccgaacaggaaactgttgttttgctaataatcgtatcggataacagctgttgtgcttgtatttcaaccatcgtacggtaatacacaattactctagttatgttacaaatgacattaagtactgtacaataggactgatatattttttacactatacccttatttggagaaaagatcagcagggaaatatactgctacagtaactttaagctgcaagttgtggctgaagctgagaaaacaatgttaaagctgccaatgactataagttatcatgcatcggcaacatggatgaaactcgaccgtaaataaaactggagagaatgtattttaatcaaaactactgggcttgaaagaatacaaattactaaaatcttttatcggcgtgaaaacacgccgataaaagataaatacgtaaagctcgtatcatgatgaaatcaagagaaaatagcgaacggaatcttgatttatttcacacaaaacaaacattccccCAAAACAGCTAGCCGCGATTCCcgagaacgtcatatattaacgagtttcacaatgagacatttaagttatatttcgacttaaaaacacttaacactttgtataacgaaaaatatcctcaccccaaataaataaagtatccatattaatttacgctaactagaagcaagaaataaacactgcgataccgattcccaaaacaaaacattgatcgcaatttataatacaattggaaacactgtagtaaagcataactttttaaaagatccatgaaaaagatgcacatttgttatgttgatgtttgtataatactgttaatatgtgaatagagttcagtataatgtaggctaggctaccagtttgttgatgcagcacactgcgccacgaAATCGAAGCGCCGGAGCGAGTTAAGCGCAGCGaccggaaatttgaaaattaatgcagaaacattggaaattactctagctgaaatttgtgccggattactgattgttccggactactgattgccggattagtgatggtcaacctgtacctttttttttttttttttttaattttaagtcatCTCACTTTTATTTAGCAAGGAGAATTTTTGAA is part of the Macrobrachium rosenbergii isolate ZJJX-2024 chromosome 41, ASM4041242v1, whole genome shotgun sequence genome and encodes:
- the Roc2 gene encoding RING-box protein 2, with product MNNNDVEINDGEQENITSDAQKPDKMFTLKKWNAVAMWSWDVECDTCAICRVQVMDACLRCQGENKQDDCVVIWGECNHSFHNCCMSLWVKQNNRCPLCQQEWSVQRVGK